The Psychroflexus sp. ALD_RP9 region AATCTTCACGATCATTATTAAAAAGTGACTTTAACTTATCTGCAACTTTACGGGTAATGTAACTAGAAATCTTTTTTACCGCACCATCGGCTTGTAAATAAGATCGCGAGACATTTAGTGGGATGTCTGGCGAATCGATTACTCCTCGCAACATAGTTAAAAATTCAGGAACTATACCTTCTACATTGTCAGTTACAAAGACTTGATTTTGGTAAAGTTGAATTTTATCTTTTTGCACCGACATGTCGTTAGTTAACTTAGGGAAATACAATATTCCGGTTAAGTTAAAAGGATAATCTACATTTAAGTGAATATGAAATAAAGGTTCCTCGAACTGCATTGGGTAGAGTTCGCGGTAAAAATTTTTATAATCGTCTTCTTCTAATTCGTTTGGTTGCTTTGTCCAAGCTGGATCAGGATTATTGATAATGTCATCTACTGTAACCGTTTTAGGTTTTTCGTCTTCTTCCGACGTTTCGGAAGCGTCTTCGGCTTTTGGAAGCTCTTTTTCTTTAGTACCAAATTTAATTGGCACCGGCATAAACTTATTATATTTGGTTAACAGCTCACGAATTTTCGGTTCTTCTAAAAATTCTTCTTCATCATCATTAATATGTAAAACAATTTCGGTACCACGATCTTTTTTATCATGCTCTTCTAAGCTAAACTCAGTCGTACCTTCGCAAGTCCAGTGAGCTGCAGGTTCATCTTTCCATGATTTGGTAAAAATCTCAACCTTTTTAGCCACCATAAAAGCCGAGTAAAAACCTAAACCAAAGTGACCGATGATTCCGGTTTCTTTAGCTTCAGAGTCTTTGTATTTTTCAAGGAATTCTTCAGCACCTGAAAATGCTACTTCGTTAATGTACTTTTTTACTTCATCTTTAGTCATCCCAACACCTTGGTCTATAATATGAAGTGTTTTGTTGTCTTTATTAACTTTGACTTCAATTTTTGGATGACCAATTTCAATTTTAGCTTCTCCAATTCTGGCTAAATGCTTCAACTTTAAAGTGGCATCAGTTGCATTAGAAATTAATTCACGTAAAAAAATCTCGTGATCGCTGTATAAGAATTTTTTAATCAGTGGAAAAATATTTTCTACTGAAACGTTAATATTACCTTTAGACATAATTATAATTTTTATATCAACACATGGCAAAGTAAATACCAAGTTGAAATATGTGACAACTTGACACTTAAAAGTGACAATCAGATTTAACAAAAGATTTTGTTTAAACTTATAGCAAAAATATTAAACAGTCTTATCTTTGTAAAAAGCTTATAAATATGGCAGCTAAATCAACATCTAAAAGCAAAAAAAAAATATCTAAACACGATTTATTAAGTTTTTACATGGACCATGTTTTAGAACATGAAATGCATCCTAAATCGGTTTATAAATTTGCAAAAAACAACAATTTTAAAGAGCAAGATTTTTATCAGTTTTACGGAAGTATCAATGCGTTGCGTAAAGATATTTGGTCTCAATTTTACTTAAACGCTTCACAACTTCTTGAGAATAACGAAGAGGTTGATGCATACAGCAGCCGTGAGAAAATGCTTACGTTTTTTTATACTTTATTTGAAATTTTTACAGCAAATAGAAGCTACATCATTTATGTTTTAGATGAACATGATGATAAATTGAAAAATTTAGAACAGCTTAAAGAACTTAGGAAACACATCAAAACATTCGCTACAGAATTAATTGAAGACGATAACGACGAAAAGCAAAATAATTTACTCAAAAAGAACACCAAAATATATTCTGAAGGTGCTTGGATTCAATTTCTATTCTTGCTAAAATTTTGGAAAGATGATAATTCTGCCAATTTTGAAAAAACAGATGTTGCCATAGAAAAATCTGTAAACACCATTTTTGATGTTTTCGACAATACACCATTAGATAAGGTTTTTGATTTTGGGAAATTTATTTATAAAGAAGTTGTAAAAGCCTAGATGAAAACATTAGACAAAATACCAACAAGTAAATTAAGTAGAACTTCTAAATTAGTTTCTACAGGTGCTAAAATTGGGAAAAACTATCTTAAATACTACGGTAAAAAGACATTTAATCCAAACACGACGCGTGAAGAACTTGACCAAAGTAATGCGAGCGATATTTATGATAGCTTAAAAAGTTTAAAAGGTAGTGCATTAAAGGTAGCGCAAATGTTATCTATGGAAAAAAGCTTGCTACCAGATGCTTATGTTGAAAAATTTAGCTTGTCACAATTTAGCGTACCGCCATTGTCGGCACCATTAGTTAGAAAAACATTTAAAAAATACTTAGATCAATATCCTGAAGAAATCTTTGATGAATTTACGAAAGATTCTGTTAATGCGGCAAGTATTGGCCAAGTACACAAAGCAACCAAAGATGGTCGTGAATTAGCTGTTAAAATACAGTATCCTGGCGTAGCTGATAGTATTGGTTCAGATTTAGCCTTAGTTAAACCAATTGCAATGCGTATGTTTAACATTAAAGGAAAGGATTCTGAGAAATACTTTAAAGAAATTGAAGACAAACTCCTTGAAGAAACTGATTATATTTTAGAGGTTGAACAAAGCCAACGTATTTCTGAAGCTTGCCAAGCAATTCCAAATCTTAAGTTTCCAAAATACTATCCTGAACTTTCTAGTGAACGCATTATCACAATGGATTGGATGCACGGACAGCATTTAAGCGAGTTTACAAAAACCAAGTTTACGCAAGAACAAGGCAATAAAATTGGTCAAACACTTTGGAATTTCTATATGTTTCAAATTCATCATCTGAAAGAAGTTCATGCCGACCCACATCCTGGAAATTTTTTAATCGATAAGAATTACAACTTAATTGCTATTGATTTTGGCTGTATTAAAGTTATTCCAAATCAATTTTACACACCTTATTTTGAATTAGCAGAACCAAAAAATATAGATAATCCTGAAATTTTTGAAAATAAATTGAGGGAGCTAGAGATATTACGAGAGGATGATCAACCAAATGAAGTAGCCTATTTTTCAAAATTATTTCATGAAATGCTGAGCTTGTTTACTAAACCTTTTCATAGTGAAGAATTTGATTTTGGTGACGATGAGTTTTGGCAACAGGTTTCAAATTTAAGCGAAAAATATTCTAGTGATAAAGAACTGAGAAAAATGAATGGTAATCGCGGAAGTAAACATTTCTTATATATAAATAGAACTTTTTTTGGTCTTTATAATTTACTAAATGACTTGAAAGCTAAAGTCTCTATAAATGATTACAAACGCTATATATAAAAGTTTTATTGGTTAGGTTGGTTGGGAAAACGCCCTTAAATTTATTGCAATTTGGGCGTTTTCTTTTTAAATAATTAATAATAAAAAGTTTTCATTTTACGTATATTGCAATTAAAAAGCAATATAAATGTACAATTCTACTATAAAAGGACTAGGTAAATATTTACCTGAACAAGTTGTTACTAATGAAGATTTGTCTAAAATTATGGACACTAGTGATGAATGGATTCAGGAAAGAACAGGAATTAAAGAGCGACGTCACATCAAAAAAAACACAGGCGACTCTACTGCAACAATGGGCGCTAAAGCAGCTAGAATTGCAATAGAACGTGCTGGAATAGATAAAAACGATATCGATTTAATAATTTTTGCAACTTTAAGTCCAGATTATTACTTCCCAGGTTGTGGTGTTCAAGTACAAGATATTTTAGAAATAAAGACATGTCCTGCCTTAGATATTAGAAATCAATGTAGTGGGTTTATTTACGGGGTTTCAGTAGCAGATCAGTTTATCAAAACAGGTATGTATAAAAATATTTTATTGATTGGAAGTGAAAATCATAGCGGTGGTTTAGATTTTACAACAAGAGGACGAAATGTTTCGGTAATATTTGGAGATGGTGCTGGTGCTGCAATTATTAGCCGAAGTGAAAACAATGGTAAAATTTTATCTACTCATCTACACTCAGAAGGTAAGTTTGCCAAGGAACTTTCTCTGATTGGCCCATCAACCGAATATTGGGTTCCGCAAATCATTAAAGAAAATCCACAAGAAAATATCCCTTATTATCCTTACATGAACGGACAGTTGGTATTTAAAAATGCAGTAGTTCGATTTGCTGAAGTTATAAATGAAGGACTTCAAGCGAATAACTTAAAAGCTGCAGATATTGATATGTTTATTCCTCATCAAGCCAACTTGAGAATTTCGCAGTTTATTCAAAAAAAATTTAGTTTAAATGATAATCAAGTTTATAATAACATTCAGAAATATGGTAATACCACAGCAGCTTCTATACCTATTGCTTTAACTGAAGCTTGGGAAAAAGGAAAAATTAATTCTGGAGATTTAGTTATTTTGGCGGCTTTTGGAAGTGGCTTTACTTGGGGAAGCGCTTTAATTCGTTGGAACTAAAAATAAAAAAAGGGATGGTAAAAACCATCCCTTAATTAACACAACAAAAACAAAACATTATTGGGGATCTTGAACAATTGGTGCTCTAAGTGATTCAAGTACTTCAACAACTTCGTTAATTATTTCTGGATCAGTTACACCATTTAAGGCAGCAGCTTGCCCAACATAACTTACAAATTTATCGTAATCTCCATTATCAGCTTTCACCCCCATTCTAGGATTTTGCTCTGGATCATGAGCTTCAACCATATTCAAACCATTGTATGTATTGGTTTCGCCTCCACCAGTATTGGCAGAGAAAAAATCAGTTAGATTATCACTTAAAACAGCAACATTCGTTTCATTTCCAGCAGAAACTTCAGCTAGTATTGGTGCAAAATGTGCACCTAAGTTACCTTCTTCTTCAGCGATAACATCTGACACAATTAAAACTATAGTAGAATCGACAACTGAACGATAACTTAGTCTTCCTTGCTCGATCATTTTATTTGGATCATTTGGGTCTGTCACCATAGTAGTTCCTCCCAATTTATCGTAAAGCGTTTGCTCTGTTACGGTATTGTTAGCATCATCGTCATCGCTACAAGCAGTAAATATGCCCGCAACAGCTAGTAAGGTTAATAAACTTTTTTTGTAGTTAGTCATAAGTAATATATTTAGGATTAATATTATTTAAAAATTCGTTGAACGCCTTTAGAGAAGTGATATGCGAAACTATTTTGATCTACGGGACACACTTTTCGCTGTGCAAGACTATCGGATAATTTGTATAATTTTGGATGAAGATTTGTGTTCTTATCTATTTGAGATACTATATCTTGAGATTGTAAATACCGATTATCATAAAAAAAAACTAAGACACCAGTATCATTATTAATTCTCCAAGATTTTACTGCTGGAAGAGATTTCAATTGCGATTTTATTTGATTTTCTGTGTTTCTATCTAATGAAGACTCGAAATCTATACGGCTGATTTGAAGTGTTGGATTATCTATTGATTCTGGTGTAACATTTATAATATGAACTATTAAAATAATAACTAGAATAAAGAAACTTGCAAAAAGTCCTATTGCGGTACGTTTTAATAACTTGCGAACATTCATGATACATGCTTTTATTGTGATAAAAGTATTTACGAGAATAATCGCTAAGCGGTTTAATTTTAGAGTATAAAAACTTTTAAAAAAAAGAAAAAGGAGTTAAAAAAAGATTTAACTCCTTGATATTTAGATATATTAAATTTATGAAGGCTAACTCAAATAAATTAATAAACTATTATATTAAACGCAATAAACATTCCTTTGTTACAAGTCTTAACAGAGTTTAACATCAGCTAAAACAATTCTTAAAAAAAATTTGACAAAATGAAAACAAAATACACAACATTAATCATCGGGGCTACAACTAATCCCAATCGATATGCTTATTTAGCATTAGAAAGTTTAGTAAAGCATAATTATCCAGTAGTTGGAGTAGGCTTAAAAGAAGCTGAAATTAACGGTATAAAAATCTACAAAGACAAAAAAGTATTTTCAGATATTGATACGGTTACACTCTATTTAAGTGCTAAAAACCAAACTGATTTTTACGATTATTTACTTCAACTAAATCCGAGGCGAGTTATTTTTAATCCTGGTACGCAAAATCCTGAACTGGAAAATTTACTAGCTAAAAATAATATTGAAGTAGTGCACGCTTGTACTTTAGTTATGCTTTCTACGCAGCAATATTAATCCTAAAAAAGTGAGTGCTCCGTTTACAATTAACAATTCGTAATTAAATTGATAGCCGCCAAAAAAAGATGCAGGAAGGCTTCCTAAACCATAAGTTATAGCTACAGATAAGAGTGCAACCAGCCATACCCATTTATCTTTTATTTTAAATTTAGTAAATATCCCAAAGCTAAATAATCCTAAAAGTGGGCCATAGGTATAACTTGCTACTTTCAGTAAATTATCAATCACATTACTGTCTAGTACATATTTAAAAGCAATGATTACTAGAATTAAAATCACACTTATTAAAACATGTACTTTTTTTCGTAAACTTTTTTGTTTTAAGGCTTCCCGCTTTTCAATAGCTAAAAAGTCAACACAAAAACTGGTAGTAAGTGATGTTAATGCACTATCTGCGCTAGAGTAGGCAGCTGCAATTAAGCCCAAGATAAAAATTACACTCAAGCCAACAGGCAATCCAGCATTGAGCGCGATTTCTGGAAAAAGTAAATCGGTTTTAGTTTTTCCGTCCAAAACAGGAATGGCAATACCTTGTTGTTCAGCATAAATAAACAATAATGCACCTAAAAATAAAAAGGCAAGGTTTACAGGAATAAAAACCATACCATAAGATAATACATTTTTTCTGGCATCATTTAAGCTTTTACAGGTCAGGTTTTTTTGCATCATATCTTGATCTAAACCAGTCATGCAGATGGTAATAAACATACCACTGATAAAGGATTTCCAGAAGTAATTTTTATCTAAAATAGAATCAAAGTAAAAAGTTTTGGTGTAAGCACTTAATTCTTCAGCTTTTAATAAGTCTGCCCAATGCCAATTTAGCTCATTGCTAATGTAATATACAGCAATAATCACAGAACCTAGCATAAAGAGTGTTTGCAGCGTATCTGTCCAAACTATAGTTTTAATTCCGCCTTTAGCTGTATAAATCCAAATTAATAAAATGGATAATATTACCGTTACAAAAAAAGGAACTCCCCAACTTTCAAAAACAAAATACTGTAACACCGTTGCGACTAAAAACAAGCGAAATGAAGCCCCCAAAACTCTAGAAATAAAGAAAAAGAAAGCTCCTGTTCGGTAACTTACCATCCCAAAACGTTGTTCTAAATATTGGTAGATTGAAGTGACATTCAAAGAATAGTAGATAGGTAAAAGTACATAAGCAATTATAATATAACCTACAAAATAGCCCATGACTACTTGCATATAACTAAATTGAGCATCGCCAACCCAACCAGGTACAGAAATAAAAGTAACACCACTTAAAGATGCCCCAACCATACCAAAAGCTACAATATACCAAGGTGATTTTCCTTCAGCTTTAAAAAAAGCTGCGTTAGAATCTTCCTTTCCGGTTAAATAGGAAATTAAAACTAGTACTCCGAAATATATTGCGATAAGTGCAAGAATATGAATAGGCTGCATAATTGTAAATATGCTTACAAAATTACTAAATTAGCCAAGTAAGCCTACTAATTATTGTATTTTTGAACCACAAAAAATTTCAATGGAGTTTTCTTCAAAATTATTACAAAATGCCGTCGATGAAGTTGGTTTTTTACCGGGAATTGGTAAACGTACCGCTCTGAGACTTGTATTGCATTTACTGAATCAAGACCAAGAGGTTACTACCGATTTAGCTAAAGCTCTAATTGATGTGAAAACCAAAATTAAACGTTGCAAAAACTGCTCTAATATTTCAGATCAAGAGATCTGCGAAATCTGTTCTAACCCAAAACGGGATAAATCAATTATTTGTGTTGTAGAAGACATTAGAGATGTTATGGCTATTGAAAACACAGAGCAATACCGCGGAATATATCACATCTTAAATGGCAAAATTAACCCTATTGAAGGTGTTGGTCCAAACGATTTAAACATTTCTCCTTTGGTTGAAAAAGTTAAACAAGGTAAAGTTTCCGAACTTATTTTTGCTTTAAGCAGTACAATGGAAGGTGACACAACAAACTTTTATATTTATAAACAAATTGAAAATCAAGGTATTAAAACATCTACCATTGCCAGAGGAATTTCAGTAGGCGACGAACTTGAATTTGCAGACGAAGTTACGCTTGGTAGAAGTATTACTAACCGTATTCCTTTTGAAAATTCTCTTAAAAATTAATATTGAAGCTAAGCATAATCATACTAAACTATAAAGTACCCTATTATCTTATTCTTTGTCTTGACAGTGTTTATAAAGCAATAAAAGGGATTAATGCTGAAGTTATTGTCTCTGATAATAATTCTAAAGACGATAGCTTAGATTTAGTAAAACAATACTTCCCTGAAACTATTTGTATAGCAAATTCTAAAAATTTAGGCTTTGCAAAAGCTTATAATCAAGCAGTAACACAAGCTAAAGGTAAGTATTTATGCATACTTAACCCTGATACAGTCATTGGCGAAAATTGCTTTAAAGAGTTAATTCACTTCAAAGAAAACACCTCAAATATTGGTGCTATAGGTACTCGACTAATTGACGGGAAAGGTAAATTTCTCCCAGAATCTAAACGCCAAATTCCAACACCTAAAGTTGCATTTAAAAAACTACTAGGATTAAAATCAAATTATTATGATACAACTAACCAAGCTCACGAGAATGGAATAACCTCAATTTTGGTTGGTGCATTCATGTTTTTAGAAAAAAAA contains the following coding sequences:
- a CDS encoding 3-oxoacyl-ACP synthase III family protein, with the translated sequence MYNSTIKGLGKYLPEQVVTNEDLSKIMDTSDEWIQERTGIKERRHIKKNTGDSTATMGAKAARIAIERAGIDKNDIDLIIFATLSPDYYFPGCGVQVQDILEIKTCPALDIRNQCSGFIYGVSVADQFIKTGMYKNILLIGSENHSGGLDFTTRGRNVSVIFGDGAGAAIISRSENNGKILSTHLHSEGKFAKELSLIGPSTEYWVPQIIKENPQENIPYYPYMNGQLVFKNAVVRFAEVINEGLQANNLKAADIDMFIPHQANLRISQFIQKKFSLNDNQVYNNIQKYGNTTAASIPIALTEAWEKGKINSGDLVILAAFGSGFTWGSALIRWN
- the recR gene encoding recombination mediator RecR, which translates into the protein MEFSSKLLQNAVDEVGFLPGIGKRTALRLVLHLLNQDQEVTTDLAKALIDVKTKIKRCKNCSNISDQEICEICSNPKRDKSIICVVEDIRDVMAIENTEQYRGIYHILNGKINPIEGVGPNDLNISPLVEKVKQGKVSELIFALSSTMEGDTTNFYIYKQIENQGIKTSTIARGISVGDELEFADEVTLGRSITNRIPFENSLKN
- a CDS encoding sodium:solute symporter, which codes for MQPIHILALIAIYFGVLVLISYLTGKEDSNAAFFKAEGKSPWYIVAFGMVGASLSGVTFISVPGWVGDAQFSYMQVVMGYFVGYIIIAYVLLPIYYSLNVTSIYQYLEQRFGMVSYRTGAFFFFISRVLGASFRLFLVATVLQYFVFESWGVPFFVTVILSILLIWIYTAKGGIKTIVWTDTLQTLFMLGSVIIAVYYISNELNWHWADLLKAEELSAYTKTFYFDSILDKNYFWKSFISGMFITICMTGLDQDMMQKNLTCKSLNDARKNVLSYGMVFIPVNLAFLFLGALLFIYAEQQGIAIPVLDGKTKTDLLFPEIALNAGLPVGLSVIFILGLIAAAYSSADSALTSLTTSFCVDFLAIEKREALKQKSLRKKVHVLISVILILVIIAFKYVLDSNVIDNLLKVASYTYGPLLGLFSFGIFTKFKIKDKWVWLVALLSVAITYGLGSLPASFFGGYQFNYELLIVNGALTFLGLILLRRKHN
- a CDS encoding ABC1 kinase family protein; translation: MKTLDKIPTSKLSRTSKLVSTGAKIGKNYLKYYGKKTFNPNTTREELDQSNASDIYDSLKSLKGSALKVAQMLSMEKSLLPDAYVEKFSLSQFSVPPLSAPLVRKTFKKYLDQYPEEIFDEFTKDSVNAASIGQVHKATKDGRELAVKIQYPGVADSIGSDLALVKPIAMRMFNIKGKDSEKYFKEIEDKLLEETDYILEVEQSQRISEACQAIPNLKFPKYYPELSSERIITMDWMHGQHLSEFTKTKFTQEQGNKIGQTLWNFYMFQIHHLKEVHADPHPGNFLIDKNYNLIAIDFGCIKVIPNQFYTPYFELAEPKNIDNPEIFENKLRELEILREDDQPNEVAYFSKLFHEMLSLFTKPFHSEEFDFGDDEFWQQVSNLSEKYSSDKELRKMNGNRGSKHFLYINRTFFGLYNLLNDLKAKVSINDYKRYI
- a CDS encoding TetR family transcriptional regulator C-terminal domain-containing protein; translated protein: MAAKSTSKSKKKISKHDLLSFYMDHVLEHEMHPKSVYKFAKNNNFKEQDFYQFYGSINALRKDIWSQFYLNASQLLENNEEVDAYSSREKMLTFFYTLFEIFTANRSYIIYVLDEHDDKLKNLEQLKELRKHIKTFATELIEDDNDEKQNNLLKKNTKIYSEGAWIQFLFLLKFWKDDNSANFEKTDVAIEKSVNTIFDVFDNTPLDKVFDFGKFIYKEVVKA
- a CDS encoding CoA-binding protein, giving the protein MKTKYTTLIIGATTNPNRYAYLALESLVKHNYPVVGVGLKEAEINGIKIYKDKKVFSDIDTVTLYLSAKNQTDFYDYLLQLNPRRVIFNPGTQNPELENLLAKNNIEVVHACTLVMLSTQQY
- the htpG gene encoding molecular chaperone HtpG; this translates as MSKGNINVSVENIFPLIKKFLYSDHEIFLRELISNATDATLKLKHLARIGEAKIEIGHPKIEVKVNKDNKTLHIIDQGVGMTKDEVKKYINEVAFSGAEEFLEKYKDSEAKETGIIGHFGLGFYSAFMVAKKVEIFTKSWKDEPAAHWTCEGTTEFSLEEHDKKDRGTEIVLHINDDEEEFLEEPKIRELLTKYNKFMPVPIKFGTKEKELPKAEDASETSEEDEKPKTVTVDDIINNPDPAWTKQPNELEEDDYKNFYRELYPMQFEEPLFHIHLNVDYPFNLTGILYFPKLTNDMSVQKDKIQLYQNQVFVTDNVEGIVPEFLTMLRGVIDSPDIPLNVSRSYLQADGAVKKISSYITRKVADKLKSLFNNDREDFEKKWNDIKVVIEYGMLTEDKFYDKAQKFALYPSVDNKFYTYEELEAKIKDHQTDKDDKLVILYASNKEEQHSNIKAAQDKGYEVLLLDSPIVSHLIQKIESSKEQKVSFVRVDSDHVDNLIKKEEEQVSKLSDEEKEKLKESYEAVAPKEKYTVQVEALDSNSAPVMITQPEFMRRMKEMQQTGGGGMFGMGNMPEMYNLVVNANHSLASEILSIENDDDKQSKIKQALDLAKLAQGLLKGEDLTNFVNRSFETIK